Proteins from a genomic interval of Pseudomonas silesiensis:
- a CDS encoding aldehyde dehydrogenase (NADP(+)), whose protein sequence is MTTPLGHNYIGGRRSANGTLQLQSLDAASGEPLPGSFFQATEAEVDAAANAAAAAYPIYRNLSAEKRALFLDAIADEIDALGDDFVATVCRETALPAGRIQGERGRTSGQMRLFAKVLRRGDFYGARIDRALPDRQPLPRPDLRQYRIALGPVAVFGASNFPLAFSTAGGDTASALAAGCPVVFKAHSGHMATAEWVADAIIRAAERTDMPAGVFNMIYGGGVGEWLVKHPAIQAVGFTGSLKGGNALSHMAATRPQPIPVFAEMSSINPVFLLPEALAVRGEHIAAQLAGSVTLGCGQFCTNPGLVIGLRSPQFSAFVETFCASMNQQPPQTMLNAGALDSYSKGLGELHEHPGLTHLAGKPQQGSQAQPQVFQADVSLLLKGDELLQEEVFGPTTIIVEVEDRAQLTAALQGLRGQLTATLIGEADELLEYRWLAESLQEKVGRILLNGYPTGVEVCDAMVHGGPYPATSDSRGTSVGTLAIDRFLRPVCFQNYPDAMLPDALQDANPLGIRRLVDGEVSDLPL, encoded by the coding sequence ATGACCACGCCACTCGGACACAATTACATCGGCGGCCGGCGCAGCGCCAACGGCACCCTGCAGCTGCAAAGCCTCGACGCAGCCAGCGGTGAACCACTGCCCGGCAGCTTCTTCCAGGCGACCGAAGCCGAAGTGGATGCGGCCGCCAACGCTGCCGCCGCTGCGTACCCGATCTACCGCAACCTCAGCGCGGAAAAACGTGCGCTGTTCCTCGACGCCATCGCCGATGAAATCGATGCCTTGGGCGATGATTTCGTCGCCACCGTGTGCCGTGAAACGGCGTTGCCGGCCGGGCGCATTCAAGGAGAGCGCGGGCGCACCAGCGGCCAGATGCGCCTGTTCGCCAAGGTCCTGCGCCGGGGTGATTTTTATGGCGCGCGCATTGACCGGGCGCTGCCGGATCGTCAGCCGTTGCCGCGTCCGGACCTGCGTCAGTATCGCATCGCTTTAGGGCCGGTCGCGGTGTTTGGCGCGAGTAACTTTCCGCTGGCATTTTCCACCGCCGGTGGTGACACCGCGTCCGCGCTGGCCGCCGGTTGCCCGGTGGTGTTCAAGGCGCACAGCGGCCACATGGCGACCGCCGAATGGGTGGCGGATGCGATCATCCGCGCCGCCGAGCGCACTGACATGCCGGCCGGCGTGTTCAACATGATCTACGGCGGTGGCGTCGGTGAATGGCTGGTCAAGCACCCAGCGATCCAGGCCGTGGGCTTCACTGGTTCGCTCAAGGGCGGCAATGCCCTGAGCCACATGGCCGCGACACGGCCGCAGCCGATCCCGGTGTTTGCCGAGATGTCGAGCATCAACCCGGTGTTCCTGCTGCCCGAAGCCCTCGCGGTGCGTGGCGAGCATATCGCCGCGCAACTGGCCGGTTCGGTGACCCTGGGTTGCGGTCAGTTCTGCACCAATCCGGGCCTGGTGATCGGCCTGCGCTCGCCGCAGTTCAGCGCCTTTGTCGAAACGTTTTGCGCCAGCATGAACCAGCAACCACCGCAGACCATGCTCAACGCCGGCGCGCTGGACAGCTACAGCAAGGGCCTGGGCGAGCTGCACGAACATCCGGGGCTGACGCATCTGGCGGGCAAGCCGCAACAGGGCAGTCAGGCTCAACCGCAGGTGTTCCAGGCGGATGTCAGTTTGTTGCTCAAGGGCGATGAGCTGCTACAGGAAGAGGTTTTCGGACCGACCACCATCATCGTTGAAGTCGAGGATCGGGCGCAGCTGACGGCGGCGCTGCAGGGCCTGCGCGGGCAACTGACCGCGACACTGATCGGCGAGGCGGATGAATTGCTGGAATACCGCTGGCTGGCCGAATCACTGCAGGAAAAGGTCGGGCGGATTCTGCTCAATGGCTATCCGACCGGGGTCGAGGTCTGCGACGCAATGGTGCATGGCGGGCCGTACCCGGCGACGTCGGATTCGCGCGGGACATCGGTTGGCACCCTGGCGATCGACCGGTTCCTGCGGCCGGTGTGCTTCCAGAATTATCCGGATGCGATGTTGCCCGACGCGTTGCAGGACGCTAATCCGCTGGGGATTCGGCGGTTGGTGGATGGGGAGGTGAGTGACCTGCCTTTGTAA
- the araD1 gene encoding AraD1 family protein: MRLIQFENTAGERQVGLVEGSQVQVLRDTRSTRELALAAIRAQRSLQEEVALRGTEPGPDYTQLLQQGKVLPPLDHEDPAHCLISGTGLTHLGSASARDKMHQQEGAVEAGMTDTMRIFKWGLEGGKPAAGQVGAQPEWFYKGDGSIVVRPGADFPVPPFAEDAGEEPELTGLYVIGDEGQPYRVGYALGNEFSDHVMERRNYLYLAHSKLRFCAYGPELRVGELPRHLAGTSRIMRNGETIWEKEFLSGEDNMCHSLANLEFHHFKYAQFLRPGDVHVHYFGTATLSFADGVKTQPGDRFQVSLDEFGAPLENGIGESAQPLAIGQVRTL; the protein is encoded by the coding sequence ATGCGCCTGATTCAATTTGAAAACACTGCCGGGGAGCGCCAGGTCGGACTCGTCGAGGGTTCACAGGTCCAGGTATTGCGCGATACCCGCAGCACCCGTGAACTGGCACTCGCGGCGATCCGCGCCCAGCGCAGCCTGCAAGAAGAAGTCGCCTTGCGCGGCACCGAGCCGGGCCCGGATTACACGCAACTGTTGCAACAGGGCAAGGTGCTGCCGCCGCTGGACCATGAAGACCCGGCCCATTGCCTGATCAGCGGTACCGGCCTGACTCACCTGGGCAGCGCCTCGGCGCGGGACAAGATGCACCAGCAGGAGGGTGCGGTCGAAGCGGGCATGACCGATACCATGCGTATTTTCAAGTGGGGCCTGGAGGGCGGCAAACCGGCGGCCGGTCAAGTCGGTGCACAGCCGGAATGGTTCTACAAGGGTGACGGCAGCATCGTCGTGCGCCCGGGCGCGGACTTCCCCGTGCCGCCGTTTGCCGAGGACGCTGGCGAAGAGCCGGAGTTGACCGGTCTCTACGTGATCGGCGACGAGGGCCAGCCCTATCGGGTCGGTTATGCCTTGGGCAACGAGTTCTCCGACCATGTGATGGAGCGCCGCAATTACCTGTACCTCGCCCATTCGAAACTGCGCTTCTGTGCCTATGGTCCGGAGCTGCGGGTCGGTGAACTGCCCCGGCACCTGGCGGGCACCAGCCGCATCATGCGCAACGGCGAAACGATCTGGGAAAAAGAGTTTCTCAGTGGCGAAGACAACATGTGCCACAGCCTCGCCAATCTCGAATTCCACCACTTCAAATATGCGCAGTTCCTGCGTCCGGGCGATGTCCACGTACATTACTTCGGCACCGCCACGCTGTCGTTCGCCGACGGGGTGAAAACCCAGCCGGGGGATCGTTTCCAGGTCAGCCTCGATGAGTTCGGCGCACCACTGGAAAACGGCATCGGCGAAAGCGCCCAGCCATTGGCCATCGGCCAGGTGCGCACACTCTGA
- a CDS encoding L-rhamnonate dehydratase has protein sequence MKIKAIRTRVFEWKGKVVPPQAHFCTNASDILFERGDAMGSFRFHGWLVVEVETDTGLVGIGNCALAPRVAKEIIDTYLAPIAIGEDPFDNEYIWQKMYRQSHAWGRKGIGMAAISAIDIAIWDIMGKAVNKPVFKLLGGRTKEKIWTYASKLYANDNLDLFLEEAQGYLNQGFTALKMRFGYGPKDGPAGMRKNIEQVRALRELAGPDIDIMLECYMGWTLEYARRMLPKLAEFEPRWLEEPVIADDIEGYIELKKMGIMPISGGEHEFTSYGFKDLLERRAIDVIQYDTNRVGGITAARKINAMAEAWSVPVIPHAGQMHNYHLTMSTTASPMAEFFPVFDVEVGNELFYYVFKGEPQPVNGYIQLDDDKPGLGLEISDEYLSDFNIIE, from the coding sequence ATGAAAATCAAAGCCATCCGTACCCGCGTTTTCGAGTGGAAAGGCAAAGTCGTCCCACCGCAAGCGCACTTCTGCACCAACGCCAGCGACATCCTGTTCGAGCGCGGCGACGCCATGGGCTCGTTCCGTTTCCATGGCTGGCTGGTGGTGGAAGTCGAGACCGACACCGGTCTTGTCGGCATCGGTAACTGCGCCCTGGCGCCGCGTGTGGCCAAGGAAATCATCGACACCTACCTGGCACCGATCGCCATTGGCGAAGACCCGTTCGACAACGAATACATCTGGCAGAAAATGTACCGCCAAAGCCACGCCTGGGGCCGCAAAGGCATCGGCATGGCGGCGATCTCGGCGATCGACATCGCCATCTGGGACATCATGGGCAAAGCGGTGAACAAGCCGGTGTTCAAACTGCTCGGTGGGCGGACCAAGGAAAAAATCTGGACCTACGCCTCCAAACTCTACGCCAACGACAACCTCGACCTGTTCCTCGAAGAAGCCCAGGGCTATCTGAACCAAGGCTTCACCGCGCTGAAAATGCGTTTCGGCTACGGCCCGAAAGACGGCCCCGCGGGCATGCGCAAGAACATCGAACAAGTGCGGGCGCTGCGTGAACTGGCCGGCCCGGACATCGACATCATGCTCGAGTGCTACATGGGCTGGACCCTGGAATATGCCCGTCGCATGTTGCCCAAACTCGCCGAGTTCGAACCACGCTGGCTCGAAGAACCGGTGATCGCCGACGACATCGAGGGCTACATCGAGCTGAAAAAAATGGGGATCATGCCGATCTCCGGCGGCGAGCATGAGTTCACCTCCTACGGCTTCAAGGACCTGCTGGAACGCCGCGCCATCGACGTGATCCAGTACGACACCAACCGCGTCGGCGGCATCACCGCCGCGCGCAAGATCAACGCCATGGCCGAAGCCTGGTCGGTGCCAGTCATCCCGCACGCCGGGCAGATGCACAACTACCACCTGACCATGTCCACCACCGCCTCGCCAATGGCCGAGTTCTTCCCGGTGTTCGACGTCGAAGTCGGCAACGAACTGTTTTACTACGTGTTCAAGGGCGAGCCACAACCGGTCAACGGCTACATCCAGCTCGACGACGACAAGCCGGGCCTGGGCCTGGAAATCTCCGATGAGTACTTGAGCGACTTCAACATCATCGAGTGA
- a CDS encoding IS110 family transposase, producing the protein MAMPVSVLMPIVGVDVAKNELVIFQAELDLLETIPNNKTAIKQWLKGLPGAVEVAIESTNIYHLEFADLAHEAGCTIYMVDGYELSHYRKGVKIRAKTDALDAKLLARYLKNEHEELHPWIPPSPLYRRLLSLFRRRSALVQARVGLVQSWSNEPLLKTAFAAQVASMQKLEVLVEKMINDHLKEAGLLAQLKRCMKVEGIGFLTGARLIAAFQRGDFRNADAFIAFLGMDLRVSKSGQKDGRRSLTKRGDPEARRLLHNAAMSASRTSTWNGFYQEQRDRGFSTTQALVILARKLARIVFALLKGQSEYQPKAG; encoded by the coding sequence ATGGCAATGCCAGTTTCTGTCCTGATGCCAATCGTTGGCGTCGATGTCGCCAAGAATGAGTTGGTGATCTTTCAAGCTGAGCTGGATCTGCTTGAGACGATTCCCAACAACAAGACGGCGATCAAGCAATGGCTGAAGGGCTTGCCAGGGGCTGTCGAAGTCGCCATTGAGTCCACCAATATCTATCACTTAGAGTTTGCCGATCTGGCCCATGAGGCCGGCTGCACGATCTACATGGTGGATGGCTATGAGCTGAGCCATTACCGCAAAGGCGTGAAAATTCGTGCGAAGACCGATGCGCTGGATGCCAAATTGCTCGCTCGCTACCTGAAGAACGAACACGAAGAGTTGCATCCATGGATCCCGCCTTCCCCCCTGTATCGCAGGCTTTTGAGTCTTTTTCGCCGTCGTTCTGCATTGGTTCAGGCCCGAGTTGGCTTGGTGCAAAGCTGGTCGAATGAACCGCTCCTCAAAACAGCCTTTGCCGCGCAAGTAGCATCAATGCAGAAGCTTGAGGTGCTGGTTGAAAAGATGATCAATGATCACTTGAAAGAGGCTGGCTTACTCGCTCAGTTAAAGCGCTGCATGAAAGTTGAAGGGATCGGATTTCTGACGGGCGCTCGCCTGATCGCGGCATTTCAACGAGGCGACTTCAGAAACGCGGACGCATTCATCGCTTTTCTAGGAATGGATTTGCGAGTCTCGAAATCAGGACAGAAAGACGGTCGAAGGAGCTTGACCAAACGTGGAGATCCCGAGGCACGCCGACTTCTGCACAACGCGGCCATGTCGGCCAGCCGTACGTCAACCTGGAACGGGTTTTACCAGGAGCAAAGGGATCGAGGATTCAGTACCACGCAAGCGCTGGTGATACTGGCTCGCAAACTCGCTCGAATCGTATTCGCCCTGCTGAAAGGGCAGAGCGAATACCAACCGAAAGCAGGTTGA
- a CDS encoding amidohydrolase family protein — MGELWSGPIIDAHHHFWDPSINDHPWLAPEASIPFRYGDYSALKRRYFPEDYFADAGRHDVVKTVYIETEWNPQDPIGETRFIEQLAARYGVPNAIVAQAWLDHPDAIAVMTEQASYKCVRSVRHKPGGPTALAQVGHVRSLMSDEHWRRSYAALQGLGLHFDLQTPWWNLHEAERLARDFPGTTLILNHAGLPSDRSAEGLAGWRLAMARLAEWPNVQVKISGLGQRGQVWRAKDNAWIVREVIAMYGPGRVMFASNFPVDGLCGSFNDIYTGFKSIVADLPLADQEQLFYSNAQRVYRCEPGAIDRTRPEPLRSEA; from the coding sequence ATGGGTGAGCTGTGGAGTGGGCCGATCATCGACGCCCATCATCACTTCTGGGATCCGTCGATCAATGACCATCCCTGGTTGGCGCCCGAGGCCAGCATCCCGTTTCGCTACGGTGACTACAGTGCGCTCAAGCGTCGCTATTTTCCCGAGGATTACTTCGCCGATGCCGGTCGTCATGACGTCGTGAAGACGGTGTACATCGAGACCGAATGGAACCCGCAAGACCCGATCGGCGAAACCCGCTTCATCGAGCAACTGGCCGCCCGTTACGGCGTACCGAATGCAATCGTGGCGCAAGCCTGGCTGGACCATCCCGACGCCATCGCGGTCATGACCGAGCAAGCGAGTTACAAGTGCGTGCGCAGCGTTCGCCACAAACCCGGTGGCCCGACCGCGCTTGCGCAGGTAGGCCATGTGCGCAGCCTGATGAGCGACGAGCATTGGCGGCGCAGTTACGCTGCACTGCAAGGATTGGGGCTGCATTTCGATTTGCAGACACCCTGGTGGAACCTGCACGAAGCCGAACGGCTTGCCAGGGACTTTCCCGGCACTACGCTGATTCTCAACCATGCCGGGTTGCCAAGTGATCGCAGTGCCGAGGGGCTGGCAGGTTGGCGACTGGCGATGGCGCGGCTGGCCGAATGGCCGAACGTGCAGGTGAAAATCTCCGGCCTTGGTCAGCGCGGCCAGGTATGGCGCGCCAAAGACAATGCCTGGATCGTGCGCGAAGTGATCGCGATGTACGGTCCCGGTCGAGTGATGTTCGCCAGCAACTTTCCAGTGGACGGCCTGTGCGGCTCATTCAATGACATTTACACCGGTTTCAAATCCATCGTTGCCGATCTGCCGCTGGCCGATCAGGAGCAACTGTTCTACAGCAACGCGCAGCGGGTTTATCGTTGCGAGCCTGGCGCCATTGACCGGACACGGCCAGAACCCTTGAGGAGTGAAGCATGA
- a CDS encoding Bug family tripartite tricarboxylate transporter substrate binding protein: MRNAFVRRTSRLALGCTLVAAGILPALAHAWQPDKNVEIVVAGGPGGGTDQLGRLIQSIITTHKFLDVNTIVLNKGGGNGAEAFLDLKMNKGDPEKLVIGTNNIYLLPLVSKLGYQWQELTPVAAVAEDDFILWSYKGAPWKDAKGFYEAAKADPSKLRMGGSQSKDVDQTLTLLLNQTNNSKLVYIPFKSGSEAATQLAGKHIAANVNNPSESISQWRGDQVEPLCVFSKERMSYTEKVAGEKSWADVPTCHEQGLGIDQYRFPRTVFMPGEVTAEQRAFYVELMRKVTETPEFKAYVKQNALVPTFLEGEPLTAYIEKDTARVTPVFKEAGWLKN, from the coding sequence ATGCGAAATGCATTCGTCCGTCGCACGTCCCGTCTGGCTCTTGGTTGCACACTGGTCGCAGCAGGGATCCTCCCGGCTCTGGCTCACGCCTGGCAACCGGACAAGAACGTCGAAATCGTCGTCGCCGGTGGCCCCGGTGGCGGTACCGACCAGCTCGGTCGCCTGATCCAGTCGATCATCACCACTCACAAGTTCCTCGACGTCAACACCATCGTCCTGAACAAAGGCGGCGGCAATGGCGCCGAAGCCTTTCTCGACCTGAAAATGAACAAGGGCGATCCGGAAAAACTGGTGATCGGCACCAACAACATCTACCTGTTGCCGCTGGTGTCCAAGCTCGGTTATCAATGGCAGGAACTGACCCCGGTAGCGGCCGTGGCCGAGGATGACTTCATTCTCTGGAGCTACAAAGGCGCACCGTGGAAAGATGCCAAGGGCTTCTACGAAGCCGCCAAGGCCGACCCGTCGAAACTGCGCATGGGCGGCAGCCAGTCCAAGGATGTCGACCAGACCCTGACCCTGCTGTTGAACCAGACCAACAACAGCAAACTGGTGTACATCCCGTTCAAGAGCGGCAGTGAAGCCGCGACCCAACTGGCCGGCAAGCACATCGCCGCCAACGTCAACAATCCCAGCGAAAGCATCAGCCAATGGCGTGGCGACCAGGTCGAGCCGCTCTGCGTGTTCAGTAAGGAGCGCATGAGTTATACCGAGAAAGTCGCCGGCGAAAAATCCTGGGCCGACGTTCCGACCTGCCATGAACAGGGCCTGGGCATCGATCAGTACCGCTTCCCGCGCACCGTGTTCATGCCCGGCGAAGTCACCGCCGAACAGCGCGCGTTCTATGTCGAGTTGATGCGTAAAGTCACCGAGACCCCGGAGTTCAAGGCCTACGTCAAGCAGAACGCGCTGGTGCCGACTTTCCTCGAAGGCGAGCCACTGACAGCCTACATCGAAAAAGACACCGCACGCGTTACCCCGGTGTTCAAAGAAGCCGGCTGGCTGAAAAACTGA
- a CDS encoding tripartite tricarboxylate transporter TctB family protein, translated as MSQSSDSPALVGTRWVELGLTLFTTLIGVVVMYGSVEQGIGWGDSGPEPGYFPFYIGLLLSAASVGNGVLTLVRWKALSISFVSRSAFRQVLSVFIPIALFVAAMPFTGIYVASACFIAWFMWHDKTRVKPYGKLMIASISLGAVLASYLIFALWFKVPLDAGPVGDWIALAGRHFK; from the coding sequence ATGTCCCAATCTTCGGATTCACCGGCGCTGGTCGGTACCCGCTGGGTCGAACTCGGTCTGACACTCTTCACCACGCTGATCGGCGTGGTGGTGATGTACGGCAGCGTCGAACAGGGTATCGGCTGGGGCGATTCCGGCCCCGAGCCGGGTTACTTCCCCTTTTACATCGGCCTGCTGTTAAGCGCCGCGAGTGTAGGCAACGGCGTATTGACCCTGGTGCGCTGGAAAGCGCTAAGCATCTCATTCGTCAGCCGCAGTGCGTTCAGGCAAGTGCTGTCGGTGTTCATCCCGATTGCGCTGTTCGTGGCGGCCATGCCGTTCACCGGTATTTACGTGGCCTCGGCCTGCTTCATCGCCTGGTTCATGTGGCATGACAAAACCCGCGTCAAACCCTATGGCAAGTTGATGATCGCTTCTATATCCCTCGGTGCAGTCCTCGCCAGCTACCTGATTTTCGCACTGTGGTTCAAGGTCCCGCTGGATGCCGGCCCTGTAGGCGACTGGATTGCCCTGGCCGGGAGACATTTCAAATGA
- a CDS encoding tripartite tricarboxylate transporter permease → MSEFDSLLQGMNLILTPGHIGLMVIGVLLGILVGVLPGLGAPNGVALLLPLTFTMSPVSAIILLSCMYWGALFGGSITSILFNIPGEPSSVATTFDGYPMAREGRAAEALTAAFSSALIGALAGVLLLTFLSTRIAEFAMSFSSPEFFAVYLLAFCTFIGMSKNPPLKTVVAMMIGFAMAAVGMDTVSGNLRLTFDQPTLMTGISFEVAVIGLFGIGEILCTVEEGLVFRGEHARITPMVILRTWAKLPRYWWTIVRSTLVGCWMGITPGGPTAASFMSYSLARRFSKNRENFGKGELEGVIAPETADHAAGTSALLPMLTLGIPGSATAAVMLGGLMIWGLHPGPTLFVEQHDFVWGLIASMYLGNVVSLIVVLATVPLFASILRIPFSIIAPIIIMVCAIGAYSVHNSFFDVVLMLGFGALGYLFKKLGYPIAPLVLAAVLGDKAEDAFRQSMLFSDGHIGIFWSNPLVGGLTTAALLMLFWPLISKALQTLMGLRKPQLAKPKSVL, encoded by the coding sequence ATGAGCGAGTTCGATTCCCTGCTGCAAGGCATGAACCTGATCCTGACCCCCGGCCATATCGGCCTGATGGTGATCGGCGTGCTGCTGGGCATTCTGGTCGGCGTATTGCCCGGCCTCGGCGCCCCCAATGGCGTGGCGTTGCTGCTGCCGCTGACGTTCACCATGTCGCCGGTGTCGGCGATCATCCTGTTGTCGTGCATGTATTGGGGCGCGCTGTTCGGCGGCTCGATCACCTCGATCCTGTTCAACATACCCGGTGAGCCCTCATCGGTGGCGACCACCTTCGATGGCTACCCGATGGCCCGCGAAGGCCGCGCCGCCGAAGCGCTGACCGCGGCCTTCAGCTCGGCGCTGATCGGTGCGCTGGCCGGGGTATTGTTGCTGACGTTCCTGTCGACGCGGATTGCCGAATTCGCCATGTCCTTCAGTTCGCCGGAGTTCTTCGCGGTGTACCTGTTGGCGTTCTGCACCTTCATCGGCATGAGCAAGAACCCGCCGCTGAAAACCGTGGTGGCGATGATGATCGGTTTCGCCATGGCCGCAGTCGGCATGGACACGGTCTCGGGCAACCTGCGCCTGACCTTCGACCAGCCGACCCTGATGACCGGCATCAGCTTCGAAGTGGCGGTCATCGGCCTGTTCGGCATTGGCGAAATCCTTTGCACGGTCGAGGAAGGCCTGGTGTTCCGCGGCGAGCATGCGCGCATCACCCCGATGGTCATCCTGCGTACCTGGGCCAAATTGCCCCGTTACTGGTGGACCATTGTGCGCAGCACCCTGGTCGGCTGCTGGATGGGCATCACCCCTGGCGGGCCGACAGCTGCATCCTTCATGAGCTACAGCCTGGCGCGACGTTTTTCAAAGAACCGCGAGAACTTCGGCAAGGGTGAACTCGAAGGTGTGATCGCCCCGGAAACCGCCGACCATGCGGCCGGGACCAGCGCGCTGCTGCCGATGTTGACCCTGGGCATTCCGGGTTCGGCCACCGCCGCCGTGATGCTCGGCGGGTTGATGATCTGGGGCCTGCACCCTGGCCCGACGCTGTTCGTCGAGCAACATGACTTCGTCTGGGGCCTGATCGCGAGCATGTACCTGGGCAACGTGGTGAGTCTGATCGTGGTGCTGGCCACCGTGCCGCTGTTCGCGTCGATCCTGCGCATTCCGTTCTCGATCATTGCACCGATCATCATCATGGTCTGCGCCATCGGGGCCTACTCGGTGCACAACTCGTTCTTCGACGTGGTATTGATGCTCGGCTTCGGTGCGCTGGGTTATCTGTTCAAGAAACTCGGTTACCCGATCGCACCGCTGGTTCTGGCCGCGGTACTGGGGGACAAGGCCGAAGATGCTTTCCGTCAGTCGATGCTGTTCTCCGACGGTCACATCGGGATCTTCTGGTCGAACCCGTTGGTGGGCGGCCTGACCACGGCAGCGCTGCTGATGCTGTTCTGGCCACTGATTTCCAAAGCGCTGCAAACCCTGATGGGCCTGCGCAAACCCCAGCTCGCCAAGCCAAAATCGGTGCTGTGA
- a CDS encoding LysR family transcriptional regulator has protein sequence MTRIPVANVIHSRLRLRQLRLMLALQEFGSLRRAADHIGMTQPAATKMLHEAEDLLGVELFERLPRGMRSTPFGETVTYYARMVFAELSGMREELVALESGNLGRVAVGAIPALASGLLTRTIATLKQSHPRLSMSIQVDTSDVLVQALLQDQLDIVLGRIPAGARAEELLFDSLGEEALCVIAGAQNPLAKEKQLSWAELQNMTWVLQQHPSPMRAIINQVFHNARVDIPSSIVETTSIMTLLSLIQQTDMLGVTPVSVVEDYPGRDLLAVLPIKFEARLPPYGLITRRHRIQSSAMQAFMNSVRAEHARVLA, from the coding sequence ATGACCCGAATTCCCGTTGCCAATGTGATCCACAGTCGCCTGCGTCTGCGCCAGCTACGGCTGATGCTGGCGTTGCAGGAATTCGGCTCGTTGCGCCGGGCCGCCGACCACATCGGCATGACCCAACCGGCAGCGACCAAGATGCTGCACGAAGCCGAGGACCTGCTGGGTGTGGAGCTCTTCGAGCGGCTGCCCCGGGGCATGCGCTCCACCCCGTTCGGAGAAACCGTCACCTATTACGCACGCATGGTGTTCGCCGAACTCAGCGGCATGCGTGAAGAGCTGGTCGCACTCGAATCTGGCAACCTGGGCCGGGTTGCGGTCGGCGCAATTCCGGCGCTGGCTTCAGGGTTGTTGACCCGCACCATTGCCACGTTGAAACAAAGTCATCCACGGTTATCCATGAGCATCCAGGTCGACACCAGCGACGTACTGGTGCAGGCGCTGTTGCAGGATCAACTGGATATCGTGCTGGGGCGGATTCCGGCGGGTGCGCGGGCCGAGGAATTACTGTTCGACAGCTTGGGTGAAGAAGCGCTCTGCGTGATTGCCGGTGCGCAAAATCCCCTGGCGAAAGAAAAGCAATTGAGTTGGGCGGAACTGCAGAACATGACATGGGTGCTGCAGCAGCATCCAAGCCCGATGCGCGCGATCATCAATCAGGTGTTCCACAACGCGCGGGTCGACATCCCCAGCAGCATTGTCGAAACCACCTCGATCATGACCTTGCTGTCATTGATTCAGCAGACCGACATGCTCGGCGTAACACCGGTGTCGGTGGTCGAGGACTATCCGGGCCGTGATCTGCTGGCCGTGTTGCCGATCAAGTTCGAAGCCCGGTTGCCGCCCTATGGGCTGATCACCCGGCGTCATCGCATTCAGTCGTCGGCGATGCAGGCGTTCATGAATTCAGTGCGGGCGGAACATGCGCGGGTGTTGGCGTAG
- a CDS encoding aspartyl/asparaginyl beta-hydroxylase domain-containing protein: protein MTFSLAAKASLLLLFLGSTLYVHLRGKARLPVLRQFVNHSALFAPYNALMYLFSSVPSRPYLDRRKFPELDVLKDNWEVIRDEAMHLFDEGYIRAAKKNNDAGFGSFFKKGWKRFYLKWYDKPLPSAQTLCPKTVALLSGIPIVKGAMFALLPGGSHLNPHRDPFAGSLRYHLGLSTPNSDDCRIFVDGQIYAWRDGEDVMFDETYVHWVKNETQMPRVILFCDVERPLSNRFMTRINRWVSGFLGRATAPQNLDDERVGGINQAYARTKHFGDRFSGGIRQWKRRNPKAYRVMRPVLAVVVLTLLGYWLFG, encoded by the coding sequence ATGACCTTTTCCCTTGCCGCGAAGGCGTCGCTGTTGCTGCTGTTTCTGGGCAGTACTCTTTATGTGCATTTGCGCGGCAAGGCGCGGTTGCCGGTCCTGCGTCAGTTCGTCAACCACTCGGCGCTGTTTGCCCCCTATAACGCCTTGATGTACCTGTTCTCCAGCGTGCCGTCCAGACCCTATCTGGACCGCAGAAAATTCCCCGAACTGGATGTACTCAAGGACAACTGGGAAGTCATCCGCGACGAAGCGATGCACCTGTTCGACGAGGGTTACATCCGGGCTGCCAAGAAGAACAACGATGCGGGGTTCGGCTCGTTCTTCAAGAAGGGCTGGAAGCGTTTCTATCTCAAGTGGTATGACAAACCGCTGCCCTCGGCACAAACCCTGTGCCCGAAAACCGTGGCCCTGCTCAGTGGCATTCCCATCGTCAAAGGCGCCATGTTTGCCTTGCTGCCGGGCGGCAGTCACCTCAACCCGCACCGCGACCCGTTTGCCGGCTCCCTGCGTTATCACTTGGGGCTGTCGACGCCTAACTCCGACGACTGCCGCATTTTCGTCGATGGTCAGATTTACGCCTGGCGTGATGGCGAGGACGTGATGTTCGACGAGACGTATGTGCACTGGGTCAAGAACGAAACGCAAATGCCCCGGGTCATCCTGTTCTGCGATGTCGAACGTCCGCTGAGTAACCGCTTCATGACCCGTATCAACCGTTGGGTCAGTGGCTTTCTGGGCCGCGCCACCGCACCGCAGAACCTGGATGACGAACGGGTTGGCGGGATCAACCAGGCCTATGCCCGGACCAAGCACTTCGGTGACAGGTTCAGTGGCGGGATCAGACAGTGGAAGCGTCGTAACCCCAAGGCATACCGCGTAATGCGGCCAGTATTGGCGGTCGTTGTCTTGACGTTGTTGGGGTATTGGTTGTTTGGTTGA